The genomic window CGACCCCGAAACCGACGATCAGAGCGGGTGCGACAACCAGAACGAAATGGGGCAGCAGGCTGGTTGCCAGCAGCGCCACAAGCACAATGACGCGCAAGTACATGACCGCGCTCGCCAGTGCGATGCCCGCGTTCTCTGCCCCACCACCAGAACCTGCGCCGATTTTCTGGGCGAAGGAATGGGTCACGGCGGTCGAGCTATAAGCCCCGCCGATGATCGCGGTCGCGATGGTGCCCTTGCGCGCACCGAACAGCCGGTTGGCGACGTAGCCTGCAAAGGAAAAACCGGTGACGATGATGACCACCAGCCAAAGGGTCTGAGGCTCCCAGGCATCATAGGGACCGAAGCGGCCCTCGGGCAGGAAGGGGAAGACGGCGAGCGCGATGACCGCATAGCGGGCGAAAGCCTTGATATCGGCTGCATCGAGCGCGCCGACCCAGCGATGGACCTCGGTTCTCAGCGCGAGCACTGCCGTCAAGACCGCGCCTCCTGCCACAGCCAGCGCCGGCTCGCCGGTTCCGGCGAGAAAGCCGAGACCGAGCGTGACCATCGCAGCCACTGCCGAGGTCGCGTCTGGCTTTCCGTCCGCAAGGCTGGAGCGGGAGTAACCGATGGCGACGATGGCTGCCGCGCCCGCCAGAACGACACCTCCGCCGACGGGCTGCCCGGATGCCGCGACCAGGCCGGCGAGACCTGCGGCCAGGGCAAGCAGGGTGAAAGTGCGGATCCCGGCAACGCGCTGACCATCTTCGGCCTCGCGCAGCTTCCAGCCGCGCTCGATTCCGACGAGCAGGCCGACGGCCAGCGCCGCGCCCAGTGCAAGGGCTTCATTCCCCCAGCTCAAGCCTGTCCCATCCCCTCGACCAGCGGCAAAAGTGCCACGGACAGGAATGTCAGTGCCTGAGCCTCAGCGCAAGCAGCGTGGCTTAGGCGCCGGCATCCTGCTTGCCGGACATGACTGCCAGAATGATCCAGTTCAGCGGGACGAGGAACAGGTACACGATGACCAGCAGCAGCGCCGGTCAGCCGATGTCGCGCGCTCTCTTGCCGATCAGGTTGAGCTGACCGATCGCCACGACGATACCGGCGGCAAAGAAGGCCAGCAGGGTACCGAGGGCAAGTGGCTGGACACCGGGCGTCTCAGCCGTACCGCCAAGCCGCTCGAACACGCCGATGCCGCCGCCAATCGTCATGGCGAAGACGATCAGAATCAGGCCGAGGCCAAGTGTAAGCAGAAAAAACTTCCCGCGGCCGACCTTTCCGGTCGTGAATTCCCCGAACATGTCCTGAAACATCTGAGCGGTCCTCCCCTAATCGGCCCACCATGGGGCGAAGAGGAGATACCACGTTCGCGTGAATGCAAGGAGAAGGCGTCAGCGCACCCAGTCGAGGCCCATTTCCTCGAACATTTCCTTGTCCTCCGTCCAGCGTTCGTCGGCCTTCACGTGGAGGAAGAGGTGGACCTTCTGGCCCAGCAATTCGGACAATTCCTTGCGGGCTGCCTCGCCGATAGCCTTGATCCGGCTGCCACCCTTGCCGAGGACGATCGCGCGCTGGTTGTCGCGCATCACCACGATCTGCTGGTGGATTTCGACGCTGCCATCGGGACGCTGGATGTATTTTTCCGGGCGAACCGCGCTGTCGTAGGGCAATTCCTCGTGCAGCTGCTTGTACAGCTGTTCGCGCGTGATCTCGGTTGCCAGCAGGCGTTCCGATGCATCGGAGACTTGGTCTTCGGGATACATCCACGGACCTTCCGGCATCAGCGCCGCAAGCGCTTCCTTCATTTCGGGCACGCCATCACCGGTCAGGGCGGAAACGAAAAACACGTCCGCAAACTCGACCTTTGCGCTCAATTCCTGCGCCAGAGCGAGCAGCGGTTCCTTCTTCGCCCGGTCGACCTTGTTGAGCACCAGTATCTTGCGTTCGGGCCGTGCAGCGATCTGTTCGATCAGCGGTTCGAGTTCGTGTCGCCGCTGCTTGATCGGATCGACGAGCAGAAGCACGGCATCGGCCGCCTCGGCGCCTTCCCAGGCCGCGCTGACCATGGCGCGGTCGAGCCGGCGCTTGGGCGCGAAGATGCCGGGCGTGTCGACCAGGATCATCTGCGTATCGCCCTGCAGCGCGATACCCATCATGCGTGCGCGGGTGGTCTGCGCCTTGGCGGAGGTGATCGCGACCTTCTGCCCGACAAGCTGGTTCACCAGCGTCGACTTGCCGGCATTGGGCGCGCCCAGCACGGCGACGACGCCGCAACGGGTGGTGGGGGTATCGCTCACGCGTATTTCTCCATGAATGCTGCGGCGGCGGCTTTCTCGGCCTCGCCCTTGCTGCCGGCAGTGGCTTCCGCCTCGCCGACCTTGTGTACCTTGACGCGCACGGTGAACTGGGCCGCGTGATCCGGACCCGAACGGTCGATGACCTCGTATTCCGGCGGCGCGCGGCGATTGCCGGCAGCCCATTCCTGCAGCGCGCTCTTGGGGTGTTTGCGTTCGCCTGCGCCGCTTTCCAGTGCAGGTCGCCAGAGCAGGTGGACGAGCTTGCGCGCCTCTTCGAAGCCGTTTTCCACGAACTGCGCGCCCAGCAGCGATTCCATCACGTCGCCAAGGATGTTGTCGCTGTCACGCCCGCCGTCGGCGCGTGCCTGCTTGCTGATCCTGATATGCTCGGCAAGTCCGATGCCGCGCGCCACGCCGGCGCACATCTCGCGGCTGACGATGGCATTGAGGCGCTGGGCAAGCTTACCTTCCGGCGCCTCGCTGCGGTCGAACAGCCACTGGGCGATCGACAGGCCGAGCACGCGGTCACCGAGGAATTCGAGCCGTTCGTAGTCCTTCTTTTCGCCCATGCTCCCGTGGGTCAGGGCCGCGCGCCATAAGGCCTCGTCCTTCACCGTAAATCCGGTCGTCTCGAGCCAGGCGAGCGTTTCGGGAGACAGGCCGGTCAAATGCCCTCTCCGATACGGTCCCATCGTGCGGCAGTGAACCATGTCCAGGGCAGCAGCCATTCTGCGCTTCCGTCGGTCGACCAGAGCACCACGCCGGCCCGTCCGACCAGCAGTTCCTGGTCGATTACGCCCACACCCTGTCCGCTAATCGCAGGAAAGCGGCTGTCGAGCGAATTGTCGCGGTTGTCGCCCATCACAAAGACCTTGCCGGCCGGCACCACGAAGGGTGCGGTGTTGTCGGGATCGATCAGGATGGGCTGGCCGTCGGCACCGACCATGAGATTGCCGTCAGCATCGCGTAGCGGCCGGGCGCCGACATTCCCGAAATCGAGCGTCATGTAGCTCTTGCCCGAAGGCAGCGTCTCGCGGAACTGGCGATAGCGGCAGAGGTTGTCGATCACCGTCCCGCCGTCCGACCGGCAGGCGGTGTTCGCGCTCATCGGGATGTCGGCATATCGTGCTTCCTCGCGCTTCACGGGCTCGCCATTGAGGATGAGCTGTCCGTCCTGCACCGCGATCGTGTCGCCCGGCAGCCCGATCGCGCGCTTGACGTAATCGGTGCGGTCGACCGGGTGCTTGAAGATCACCACGTCGCCCCGTTCGGGCAGGCTGGCGAGGATCCGCTCGCTCGGCCCGGGCAGGCCAAGGGGCAGCGAATTCTCGTTGTAGCCGTAAGGCCACTTCGCCGCGATCAGGTAATCGCCCGTGCGCAGGCCCGGCATCATGCTCTCGGAAGGGATGGTGAAAAAGCTGGCGACGAAGGTGCGGAAAATCAGCACTACCAGCACCAGCTTGAGGCAGAATACCAGGAAGCTGCCCCAGCTTTCCTCTTCTTCTTCCGGCTTGGCCGTATTCGTATCCGTAGCGTTTTCGCGGATTGCGGGGTTCTCATTCATCGCCGCATTCCCTAGTCGCTGACGCCTGACCACGAAAGGACTTTCGCCCAGCCATGACCAAGACCGCCGCCGAC from Qipengyuania gaetbuli includes these protein-coding regions:
- the lepB gene encoding signal peptidase I; this encodes MNENPAIRENATDTNTAKPEEEEESWGSFLVFCLKLVLVVLIFRTFVASFFTIPSESMMPGLRTGDYLIAAKWPYGYNENSLPLGLPGPSERILASLPERGDVVIFKHPVDRTDYVKRAIGLPGDTIAVQDGQLILNGEPVKREEARYADIPMSANTACRSDGGTVIDNLCRYRQFRETLPSGKSYMTLDFGNVGARPLRDADGNLMVGADGQPILIDPDNTAPFVVPAGKVFVMGDNRDNSLDSRFPAISGQGVGVIDQELLVGRAGVVLWSTDGSAEWLLPWTWFTAARWDRIGEGI
- the rnc gene encoding ribonuclease III, which encodes MTGLSPETLAWLETTGFTVKDEALWRAALTHGSMGEKKDYERLEFLGDRVLGLSIAQWLFDRSEAPEGKLAQRLNAIVSREMCAGVARGIGLAEHIRISKQARADGGRDSDNILGDVMESLLGAQFVENGFEEARKLVHLLWRPALESGAGERKHPKSALQEWAAGNRRAPPEYEVIDRSGPDHAAQFTVRVKVHKVGEAEATAGSKGEAEKAAAAAFMEKYA
- the era gene encoding GTPase Era, which encodes MSDTPTTRCGVVAVLGAPNAGKSTLVNQLVGQKVAITSAKAQTTRARMMGIALQGDTQMILVDTPGIFAPKRRLDRAMVSAAWEGAEAADAVLLLVDPIKQRRHELEPLIEQIAARPERKILVLNKVDRAKKEPLLALAQELSAKVEFADVFFVSALTGDGVPEMKEALAALMPEGPWMYPEDQVSDASERLLATEITREQLYKQLHEELPYDSAVRPEKYIQRPDGSVEIHQQIVVMRDNQRAIVLGKGGSRIKAIGEAARKELSELLGQKVHLFLHVKADERWTEDKEMFEEMGLDWVR
- a CDS encoding MgtC/SapB family protein, which translates into the protein MSWGNEALALGAALAVGLLVGIERGWKLREAEDGQRVAGIRTFTLLALAAGLAGLVAASGQPVGGGVVLAGAAAIVAIGYSRSSLADGKPDATSAVAAMVTLGLGFLAGTGEPALAVAGGAVLTAVLALRTEVHRWVGALDAADIKAFARYAVIALAVFPFLPEGRFGPYDAWEPQTLWLVVIIVTGFSFAGYVANRLFGARKGTIATAIIGGAYSSTAVTHSFAQKIGAGSGGGAENAGIALASAVMYLRVIVLVALLATSLLPHFVLVVAPALIVGFGVAYLLYRKAPSSTGPAPPGNPIALLPALTFVTFVAVAAVAARWAQSEFGEQGIAILLLLMGSMDVDAAIVTAGGLEPGTIAPELAALAIAGTILANMAVKLGVTLVYGKREARPAAIALGASMVALAVSLTVGYLGL